The proteins below come from a single Aegilops tauschii subsp. strangulata cultivar AL8/78 chromosome 6, Aet v6.0, whole genome shotgun sequence genomic window:
- the LOC109733934 gene encoding phosphatidylinositol/phosphatidylcholine transfer protein SFH6 isoform X2: MSESNIDGIEISVSNDERRDRADAENSEDEPKHRRMRSLRKKALHASTKLTHSLKKRGKRKVDCRVPRIPIEDVRDAGEEQAVSSFREVLFARNLLPERHDDYHMMLRFLKARKFDVEKAAQMWDEMLQWRNEFGTDTILEDFEFHELEEVLQYYPQGYHGVDKDGRPVYIELLGKVEPNKLVQTTTVERYIKYHVQEFERAFREKFPACSIAAQKHIDTTTTILDVHGVGWKNFGKIARDLVRCMQKIDGDYYPETLHQMFIVNAGAGFKLIWSTIKGLLDPKTSSKIHVLGAKYQSRLLEAIDASQLPEFFGGLCTCSNQGGCLRSNKGPWSDPLIMKIVHSMESSALRDIVQVSDIEETVTGSVRLRALKLPERISDTSNAESGSDVDDLGSPVAPEDVEYHSLAPVREEARESGSTTYGCSDDRPLSVDKAVESNKRYNLAGNVLRQYNTRQNSSMNRVSPEPGRAPNVHEGDADDGILKLFSRKVLAVILKVLSLLRLFTRHEQQLENVHPHTAAVPSNQPNLQIVKEDRVNPCLERLERLESMCNQLSRKPPEIPQDKDRAIQDSFDRIKSIEFDLEKTKKVLHATVIKQMQMAETLESVTESGHRRRKFCT; this comes from the exons AGGAGGGACAGAGCGGATGCCGAGAACTCAGAGGACGAGCCAAAGCACAGGAGGATGCGCTCGCTGAGGAAGAAGGCGCTGCACGCTTCAACCAAGCTGACACATTCGctgaagaagagggggaagaggaAAGTGGACTGCAGAGTGCCCAGAATACCGATAGAGGATGTCAGGGATGCTGGTGAAGAGCAGGCGGTCAGCTCGTTCCGTGAGGTTTTGTTTGCCAGGAACCTATTGCCTGAAAGGCATGATGATTACCATATGATGCTTAG ATTTTTGAAAGCTAGAAAGTTCGATGTTGAAAAGGCAGCACAAATGTGGGATGAGATGCTCCAGTGGAGGAATGAATTTGGGACAGACACAATTTTGGAA GATTTTGAATTTCATGAGCTAGAGGAGGTACTGCAATATTACCCCCAGGGTTATCATGGGGTTGACAAGGATGGAAGGCCTGTCTATATCGAGTTGCTTGGAAAAGTTGAACCCAATAAACTTGTGCAAACCACAACAGTGGAACGATATATCAAGTACCATGTGCAAGAGTTTGAGAGAGCATTCCGTGAGAAGTTTCCTGCCTGCTCAATTGCTGCTCAAAAGCATATAGATACAACAACCACAATATTGGATGTCCATGGCGTG GGCTGGAAGAACTTTGGTAAGATTGCAAGGGATTTAGTGCGCTGTATGCAGAAAATAGATGGTGACTATTATCCCGAG ACACTACATCAAATGTTCATTGTAAATGCTGGAGCTGGTTTCAAACTGATCTGGAGCACTATAAAGGGACTTCTTGACCCCAAAACATCATCAAAAATTCAT GTTCTAGGAGCAAAATACCAGAGCAGGCTTCTTGAAGCTATTGACGCAAG CCAATTACCAGAGTTTTTTGGTGGTTTGTGCACATGCTCTAACCAAGGAGGATGCCTGAGGTCCAACAAAGGCCCTTGGAGTGACCCTTTAATTATGAAG ATCGTACATAGCATGGAATCATCTGCATTAAGGGATATCGTGCAAGTATCTGATATAGAAGAAACAGTTACAGGCTCTGTAAGATTGCGTGCGCTCAAG TTACCAGAAAGAATTAGTGATACATCAAATGCTGAATCAGGTTCAGATGTTGATGATCTTGGATCCCCTGTAGCCCCTGAAGATGTTGAATATCATAGTTTGGCTCCAGTCCGTGAGGAA GCCAGGGAATCAGGATCAACGACATACGGCTGTTCAGACGATCGACCTCTTTCAGTGGATAAAGCTGTTGAGTCCAATAAAAGATATAACCTTGCTGGAAATGTATTAAGGCAGTACAACACACGACAAAATTCATCGATGAATAGAGTTTCGCCTGAGCCAG GTCGCGCCCCAAATGTCCATGAAGGCGATGCAGATGATGGGATCTTGAAATTATTTTCAAGAAAAGTTCTTGCTGTAATTCTCAAAGTACTCTCTCTTTTGCGCTTGTTCACTCGCCATGAGCAACAGTTGGAAAATGTTCATCCACATACTGCAGCCGTACCCAGTAATCAACCAAATCTTCAGATAGTTAAGGAAGACCGAGTAAATCCTTGTCTGGAGCGTCTTGAAAGACTTGAATCGATGTGTAATCAACTCAGCAGAAAGCCTCCTGAGATCCCACAGGATAAGGATCGTGCTATACAGGATTCTTTTGATAGGATAAAATCCATTGAATTTGACCTGGAGAAGACAAAGAAG GTATTGCATGCAACAGTGATCAAACAAATGCAGATGGCTGAAACATTGGAGTCGGTGACAGAGTCTGGTCATAGA AGAAGGAAATTTTGTACGTAA
- the LOC109733934 gene encoding phosphatidylinositol/phosphatidylcholine transfer protein SFH6 isoform X1, producing MSESNIDGIEISVSNDERRDRADAENSEDEPKHRRMRSLRKKALHASTKLTHSLKKRGKRKVDCRVPRIPIEDVRDAGEEQAVSSFREVLFARNLLPERHDDYHMMLRFLKARKFDVEKAAQMWDEMLQWRNEFGTDTILEDFEFHELEEVLQYYPQGYHGVDKDGRPVYIELLGKVEPNKLVQTTTVERYIKYHVQEFERAFREKFPACSIAAQKHIDTTTTILDVHGVGWKNFGKIARDLVRCMQKIDGDYYPETLHQMFIVNAGAGFKLIWSTIKGLLDPKTSSKIHVLGAKYQSRLLEAIDASQLPEFFGGLCTCSNQGGCLRSNKGPWSDPLIMKIVHSMESSALRDIVQVSDIEETVTGSVRLRALKLPERISDTSNAESGSDVDDLGSPVAPEDVEYHSLAPVREEARESGSTTYGCSDDRPLSVDKAVESNKRYNLAGNVLRQYNTRQNSSMNRVSPEPAGRAPNVHEGDADDGILKLFSRKVLAVILKVLSLLRLFTRHEQQLENVHPHTAAVPSNQPNLQIVKEDRVNPCLERLERLESMCNQLSRKPPEIPQDKDRAIQDSFDRIKSIEFDLEKTKKVLHATVIKQMQMAETLESVTESGHRRRKFCT from the exons AGGAGGGACAGAGCGGATGCCGAGAACTCAGAGGACGAGCCAAAGCACAGGAGGATGCGCTCGCTGAGGAAGAAGGCGCTGCACGCTTCAACCAAGCTGACACATTCGctgaagaagagggggaagaggaAAGTGGACTGCAGAGTGCCCAGAATACCGATAGAGGATGTCAGGGATGCTGGTGAAGAGCAGGCGGTCAGCTCGTTCCGTGAGGTTTTGTTTGCCAGGAACCTATTGCCTGAAAGGCATGATGATTACCATATGATGCTTAG ATTTTTGAAAGCTAGAAAGTTCGATGTTGAAAAGGCAGCACAAATGTGGGATGAGATGCTCCAGTGGAGGAATGAATTTGGGACAGACACAATTTTGGAA GATTTTGAATTTCATGAGCTAGAGGAGGTACTGCAATATTACCCCCAGGGTTATCATGGGGTTGACAAGGATGGAAGGCCTGTCTATATCGAGTTGCTTGGAAAAGTTGAACCCAATAAACTTGTGCAAACCACAACAGTGGAACGATATATCAAGTACCATGTGCAAGAGTTTGAGAGAGCATTCCGTGAGAAGTTTCCTGCCTGCTCAATTGCTGCTCAAAAGCATATAGATACAACAACCACAATATTGGATGTCCATGGCGTG GGCTGGAAGAACTTTGGTAAGATTGCAAGGGATTTAGTGCGCTGTATGCAGAAAATAGATGGTGACTATTATCCCGAG ACACTACATCAAATGTTCATTGTAAATGCTGGAGCTGGTTTCAAACTGATCTGGAGCACTATAAAGGGACTTCTTGACCCCAAAACATCATCAAAAATTCAT GTTCTAGGAGCAAAATACCAGAGCAGGCTTCTTGAAGCTATTGACGCAAG CCAATTACCAGAGTTTTTTGGTGGTTTGTGCACATGCTCTAACCAAGGAGGATGCCTGAGGTCCAACAAAGGCCCTTGGAGTGACCCTTTAATTATGAAG ATCGTACATAGCATGGAATCATCTGCATTAAGGGATATCGTGCAAGTATCTGATATAGAAGAAACAGTTACAGGCTCTGTAAGATTGCGTGCGCTCAAG TTACCAGAAAGAATTAGTGATACATCAAATGCTGAATCAGGTTCAGATGTTGATGATCTTGGATCCCCTGTAGCCCCTGAAGATGTTGAATATCATAGTTTGGCTCCAGTCCGTGAGGAA GCCAGGGAATCAGGATCAACGACATACGGCTGTTCAGACGATCGACCTCTTTCAGTGGATAAAGCTGTTGAGTCCAATAAAAGATATAACCTTGCTGGAAATGTATTAAGGCAGTACAACACACGACAAAATTCATCGATGAATAGAGTTTCGCCTGAGCCAG CAGGTCGCGCCCCAAATGTCCATGAAGGCGATGCAGATGATGGGATCTTGAAATTATTTTCAAGAAAAGTTCTTGCTGTAATTCTCAAAGTACTCTCTCTTTTGCGCTTGTTCACTCGCCATGAGCAACAGTTGGAAAATGTTCATCCACATACTGCAGCCGTACCCAGTAATCAACCAAATCTTCAGATAGTTAAGGAAGACCGAGTAAATCCTTGTCTGGAGCGTCTTGAAAGACTTGAATCGATGTGTAATCAACTCAGCAGAAAGCCTCCTGAGATCCCACAGGATAAGGATCGTGCTATACAGGATTCTTTTGATAGGATAAAATCCATTGAATTTGACCTGGAGAAGACAAAGAAG GTATTGCATGCAACAGTGATCAAACAAATGCAGATGGCTGAAACATTGGAGTCGGTGACAGAGTCTGGTCATAGA AGAAGGAAATTTTGTACGTAA